Proteins encoded together in one Streptomyces sp. B1I3 window:
- a CDS encoding DEAD/DEAH box helicase, which translates to MNPTRTNSRSSSRNRTDGPAFGSDAGSRRGGRIGSSAPSRSAGPSRSSGHGRRPAAVQGEFALPKTVTPALPAVEAFADLDMPKQLLAALTAQGVSVPFPIQGATLPNTLAGRDALGRGRTGSGKTLAFGLALLARTAGQRAEPRQPLALVLVPTRELAQQVTDALTPYARSVRLRLATVVGGMSIGRQANALRGGAEVVVATPGRLKDLIDRGDCRLDHVAITVLDEADQMADMGFMPQVTALLDQVRPEGQRMLFSATLDRNVDRLVRRYLTDPVVHSVDPSAGAVTTMEHHVLHVHGADKSRTTTQIAAREGRVIMFLDTKRAVDKLTDHLLASGVRAAGLHGGKSQPQRTRTLAQFKTGHVTVLVATNVAARGIHVDNLELVVNVDPPTDHKDYLHRGGRTARAGESGSVVTLVTPDQRRDMTRLMTAAGIVPQTTQVRSGEEALSRITGAQTPSGIPVTITAPVVERRQRSTSSRGRRSPASAARRVTAHQSSFDAAA; encoded by the coding sequence ATGAACCCCACACGTACGAACAGCCGTTCCTCCAGCCGCAACCGGACCGACGGTCCGGCTTTCGGCTCCGACGCCGGTTCGCGGCGGGGCGGACGGATCGGCTCGTCCGCCCCGAGCCGTTCAGCGGGTCCGAGCCGGTCAAGCGGACATGGCCGGCGGCCCGCGGCGGTGCAGGGTGAGTTCGCCCTGCCGAAGACGGTGACTCCTGCGCTGCCGGCGGTCGAGGCGTTCGCCGATCTCGACATGCCCAAGCAGCTGCTGGCGGCGCTGACCGCACAGGGCGTGAGCGTCCCGTTCCCGATCCAGGGTGCGACCCTGCCCAACACCCTCGCGGGCCGTGACGCCTTGGGGCGCGGGCGCACCGGCTCCGGCAAGACCCTCGCCTTCGGCCTGGCGCTGCTGGCACGCACCGCCGGTCAGCGTGCCGAGCCCCGCCAGCCGCTGGCCCTGGTCCTCGTGCCGACGCGTGAGCTGGCCCAGCAGGTGACCGACGCGCTCACCCCCTATGCCCGCTCGGTGAGGCTGCGCCTGGCCACCGTTGTCGGCGGAATGTCGATCGGGAGGCAGGCCAACGCGCTGCGTGGTGGTGCCGAGGTCGTCGTCGCGACGCCGGGTCGGCTCAAGGACCTCATCGACCGCGGTGACTGCCGCTTGGACCACGTCGCGATCACTGTCCTGGACGAGGCTGATCAGATGGCCGACATGGGCTTCATGCCTCAGGTCACAGCGCTTTTGGACCAGGTCCGCCCCGAGGGCCAGCGGATGTTGTTCTCCGCGACCCTCGACCGCAACGTCGACCGTCTGGTCCGCCGCTACTTGACCGACCCGGTCGTCCACTCCGTCGACCCGTCCGCAGGCGCGGTCACGACGATGGAACATCACGTGCTGCACGTCCACGGCGCCGACAAGAGCCGGACGACGACACAGATCGCCGCACGCGAGGGCCGGGTGATCATGTTTCTGGACACCAAGCGGGCCGTGGACAAGCTCACCGACCACCTGCTGGCCAGCGGTGTACGGGCCGCCGGCCTGCACGGCGGGAAGTCGCAGCCGCAACGCACCCGGACGCTGGCCCAGTTCAAGACCGGACACGTCACGGTGCTCGTCGCGACGAATGTCGCGGCGCGGGGTATCCATGTCGACAACCTGGAACTCGTCGTCAACGTCGACCCGCCGACCGACCACAAGGACTACCTGCACCGCGGCGGGCGTACCGCGAGGGCAGGGGAGTCCGGCAGCGTCGTCACCCTGGTCACCCCTGACCAGCGCCGCGATATGACCCGCCTCATGACCGCCGCCGGCATCGTGCCCCAGACCACCCAGGTCCGGTCCGGCGAAGAGGCCCTCAGCCGGATCACCGGCGCCCAGACCCCCTCGGGCATCCCGGTGACGATCACCGCTCCGGTCGTCGAGCGGCGTCAGCGCAGCACGTCCTCACGCGGCCGGCGCAGCCCCGCTTCGGCCGCCCGTCGCGTGACCGCGCATCAGTCCTCCTTCGACGCGGCGGCGTGA